The following coding sequences lie in one Pseudomonadota bacterium genomic window:
- a CDS encoding S49 family peptidase produces the protein MPNWSELVREIGQLGSPFDILRRKYIADLSQYTKRNVICYYSGWLQKPELGPAVAVNDTDKNGLMTTINGVDVKKGLDLILHTPGGDTAATESIVDYLWSKFSGDVRCFVPQMAMSAGTMIACSCREIWMGKQSSLGPVDPQFNGIPAHGVIEEFQRAYNEIVADPRTIPVWQPIIAKYAPAFIGECEKAVKWSNSLVHAWLKRNMFRSLADADSVVDNIMRELGDHSVSLAHNRHLSSEKCKEMGLKVFDLESDQELQDKVLSVHHIYFHTLSSTPAFKIIENQNGMAFILQAQQIIMAGPPQHQQIGLPPNQLQPPLIGNG, from the coding sequence ATGCCTAATTGGTCAGAATTAGTAAGAGAAATAGGACAACTCGGAAGTCCCTTTGATATTCTTCGTCGAAAGTACATCGCTGACCTATCTCAATATACGAAGAGAAATGTGATTTGCTATTATAGTGGGTGGCTACAGAAGCCAGAATTGGGTCCAGCGGTAGCTGTAAATGACACAGACAAGAATGGATTAATGACAACCATTAACGGGGTGGATGTGAAAAAGGGTCTTGATCTAATTCTGCATACCCCTGGTGGTGATACCGCCGCAACGGAGTCCATTGTGGACTACCTATGGAGCAAATTCTCAGGAGATGTTAGATGCTTTGTTCCACAAATGGCAATGTCAGCTGGGACAATGATCGCTTGTTCATGTCGTGAAATCTGGATGGGAAAGCAATCATCACTTGGGCCGGTTGATCCACAGTTTAATGGAATACCGGCGCATGGGGTCATAGAGGAATTTCAACGTGCATATAATGAGATAGTTGCCGACCCGCGCACAATACCGGTATGGCAACCAATAATTGCGAAATATGCACCGGCGTTCATAGGAGAATGCGAAAAAGCGGTTAAGTGGTCAAATAGCCTGGTTCATGCATGGCTAAAAAGAAATATGTTTAGAAGCCTCGCCGATGCGGATTCTGTAGTTGACAACATTATGCGAGAACTTGGTGACCACTCTGTGAGCCTTGCGCATAATCGGCATTTGTCCTCTGAAAAGTGTAAAGAAATGGGGCTGAAGGTGTTCGATTTAGAATCAGATCAGGAACTCCAAGACAAGGTCTTATCTGTCCATCATATTTACTTCCACACACTTTCCAGTACACCCGCCTTTAAAATCATTGAAAATCAAAACGGTATGGCTTTCATACTACAAGCGCAGCAAATAATTATGGCAGGGCCCCCACAGCATCAGCAGATCGGACTCCCGCCGAACCAGTTGCAACCACCTCTAATAGGAAATGGCTAA
- a CDS encoding DEAD/DEAH box helicase family protein, with translation MTINRFSSRRRRLDHAFLADRLRGAKSYKRIAGYFRSSIFELVGEEIASIPNVQIVCNSELDAADVAVSKHVRETGLKERWNEAHAEVEALLHRERYRRLHELLTSGRVEIRVVPKDRVFVHGKAGVIEASDGSKTCFLGSINETKSAFNQNYEILWEDPSPEGVAWVEEEFAALWQDGYPLPDAIIEEIKRVADRVEIRFEEAKSGELAAAALAESPIYRGGEQLQPWQRSFVTMFLQHREIYGKARLLLADEVGVGKTLSLAASAMLSALLEDGPVLILCPSTLTLQWQVELTDKLGIPSAVWLSTKKVWVDPKGHIIKTRGAEDIARCPFRIAIVSTGLIVHGSEERRHLLERKYGTVILDEAHKARRHGTLGQKKNNPNKLLDFMLQIGPRTKNLLLGTATPIQTEVHELWDLMHILNAGADVVLGREPFGHWLDCEKALPIVKGTEIPADEKEAWEWLQNPLPPVTEDALFASLRLQLGLSDNTFFTDRGFGSLGFLERQAVGQALAPDFLRDHNPIVRHTVLRRRQTLEEAGLLEKVGVDIYPDPDTSATAYSRVGFSGLGLLTNLPFDLAYKAAEAFTAALNKKGTKASGFMKTLLLQRICSSFASGRSTAEKMLRCETFEDEEQMRLVADTLSALTAEEAMHLHTIVDELSRSEARDPKLTAVRYFLTEHRTDGKTWLEHGCIVFSQYYDTVYAVGEDLAKSLSDEPVGVYAGTGKSGIFRGNEFASVEREEIKNAVKKREIRLVVATDAACEGLNLQTLGTLINIDLPWNPSRLEQRLGRIKRFGQARRTVDMLNLVYHETQDEKVYQVISRRMKDRYDIFGGLPDTIEDDWIESIEKLEEMMDEYIHLRQQARNVFEMRYQETIDPDKDRWELCSRVLARRDVVDRLSVPW, from the coding sequence ATGACTATCAACCGTTTTTCCTCTCGCCGCCGGCGGCTCGATCATGCCTTTCTTGCTGATCGGCTTCGGGGGGCAAAATCCTATAAGCGCATTGCCGGATATTTCCGCAGTTCAATTTTTGAGCTGGTTGGCGAAGAGATTGCATCTATCCCTAATGTGCAGATTGTCTGTAACAGTGAGCTTGACGCGGCCGATGTGGCAGTGTCAAAGCATGTGCGCGAAACAGGGCTCAAGGAGCGTTGGAACGAGGCCCATGCTGAGGTTGAGGCTCTATTGCACCGTGAGCGCTACCGCCGACTCCATGAGCTGCTGACCAGTGGCCGCGTGGAGATCAGAGTCGTACCCAAAGACAGGGTTTTTGTTCACGGCAAGGCAGGGGTTATCGAAGCATCCGACGGCAGTAAAACCTGTTTTCTTGGCTCCATAAACGAAACCAAGAGTGCTTTTAATCAGAACTATGAAATCCTGTGGGAAGATCCGTCGCCGGAAGGCGTTGCCTGGGTCGAAGAGGAGTTTGCCGCCCTCTGGCAGGACGGTTATCCGCTGCCGGATGCCATTATAGAAGAAATCAAACGCGTTGCCGATCGCGTGGAGATCCGCTTCGAGGAGGCAAAATCTGGAGAATTAGCTGCGGCTGCCCTCGCCGAAAGTCCCATTTATCGCGGTGGTGAACAGCTTCAGCCCTGGCAACGCTCATTTGTAACTATGTTTTTACAGCACCGGGAAATTTACGGCAAAGCCCGTTTACTGCTGGCTGACGAGGTGGGTGTTGGTAAAACATTGTCACTTGCCGCAAGCGCCATGCTATCTGCACTCCTGGAAGATGGTCCTGTGCTTATCCTGTGCCCCTCAACCCTCACATTGCAATGGCAAGTAGAGCTGACTGATAAACTCGGCATACCGAGCGCGGTTTGGTTGTCAACGAAGAAAGTATGGGTTGATCCAAAGGGGCATATTATAAAGACGCGCGGGGCCGAAGACATCGCACGCTGCCCTTTTCGCATCGCAATCGTATCTACCGGTCTGATCGTCCACGGTTCTGAAGAACGTAGGCATCTGCTTGAACGCAAATACGGAACAGTTATTCTGGATGAGGCCCACAAGGCTCGCCGTCATGGCACATTGGGCCAGAAGAAGAATAATCCGAACAAACTGCTTGATTTTATGCTACAGATCGGTCCTCGCACCAAAAACCTTTTGCTTGGGACGGCAACTCCCATTCAGACAGAGGTGCATGAACTTTGGGATCTTATGCATATTCTCAATGCTGGTGCAGATGTCGTGCTTGGCCGCGAACCTTTCGGTCATTGGTTGGATTGTGAGAAAGCACTCCCTATTGTAAAAGGCACGGAGATTCCGGCAGATGAGAAGGAAGCCTGGGAATGGCTTCAAAATCCACTTCCACCGGTAACTGAAGATGCACTGTTTGCATCGCTGCGACTGCAACTTGGTCTATCTGATAATACTTTTTTTACGGATCGTGGATTCGGATCTTTAGGCTTTCTGGAACGGCAAGCGGTCGGTCAAGCTCTTGCGCCCGATTTTCTTCGCGATCACAATCCCATCGTACGTCATACCGTGCTTCGACGCAGACAGACACTGGAAGAGGCCGGCTTACTGGAGAAGGTCGGTGTGGATATTTACCCGGACCCGGATACTTCGGCTACAGCATATAGTAGAGTGGGATTTAGTGGCCTCGGTCTTCTGACAAACCTTCCCTTTGATCTTGCTTACAAAGCAGCCGAAGCTTTCACTGCTGCCCTTAATAAAAAAGGGACAAAGGCTTCCGGATTCATGAAGACGTTACTCCTGCAGCGGATTTGTTCGAGTTTTGCTTCGGGTCGATCTACGGCGGAAAAAATGTTGCGATGCGAAACTTTTGAGGATGAAGAACAAATGAGGTTGGTGGCAGACACATTGAGTGCGCTCACGGCTGAAGAGGCAATGCATCTTCATACTATTGTGGATGAGCTGTCACGTTCCGAAGCCCGTGATCCTAAGCTCACCGCAGTTCGGTATTTTCTAACAGAACATCGCACAGATGGAAAGACCTGGCTTGAGCATGGCTGTATTGTCTTTAGCCAATACTACGATACCGTATACGCTGTAGGCGAGGATCTGGCAAAATCTCTGTCTGACGAGCCAGTGGGTGTCTACGCAGGCACGGGGAAGAGCGGAATATTTCGCGGAAACGAGTTCGCATCCGTCGAAAGAGAGGAAATTAAAAACGCAGTAAAGAAACGTGAAATTCGTCTGGTCGTGGCAACCGATGCCGCCTGCGAAGGGCTGAACCTTCAAACTCTCGGCACCCTTATAAATATTGATTTGCCTTGGAATCCGTCGCGGCTGGAACAGCGGCTGGGGCGTATTAAACGGTTCGGTCAGGCGCGGCGCACAGTGGATATGCTCAATCTGGTTTATCACGAGACCCAGGATGAAAAGGTGTACCAGGTTATTTCTCGCCGCATGAAAGACCGCTATGATATCTTTGGCGGCCTGCCGGACACTATCGAAGACGACTGGATTGAAAGCATTGAAAAGCTGGAGGAAATGATGGACGAATATATCCATCTTCGCCAACAAGCTCGCAATGTATTTGAAATGAGGTATCAGGAAACTATTGACCCGGATAAAGATCGTTGGGAGTTATGCTCACGGGTTTTGGCACGGAGGGATGTTGTGGATCGACTTTCGGTCCCTTGGTAA
- a CDS encoding macro domain-containing protein, with product MIELTQGDILQADAQALVNTVNCVGVMGRGIALQFKNRFPDNFKRYKAVCDKKELQPGKMLIYDLNRLYNPRYVVNFPTKRHWKGKSRMEDIEVGLQALVTEVRKRSIHSIAIPPLGCGLGGLHWADVRARIEAAFKDLTDVRVLLYEPKGAPLPEIMAHSKKTPDLTVGRAALLVLMRRYLAAVMNPFVTLLEIHKLMYFMQEAGEGLKLQYNKGPYGPYAQNLRHVLSLMEGHFITGYGDAEDNPERQINLLPDVLAQAESFLEDHPSTLKHFQSVVDLISGFETPFGMELLSTVHWVANREGAATADEAISKTYSWNNRKRMFQEKHIRLAWDILKRKEWLQHTQTL from the coding sequence ATGATTGAATTGACACAAGGCGACATACTACAGGCTGATGCCCAAGCGCTGGTGAACACCGTTAACTGTGTCGGGGTCATGGGCCGCGGAATTGCTCTCCAGTTCAAGAATAGATTTCCTGATAATTTCAAACGTTATAAGGCGGTATGCGACAAGAAGGAACTACAGCCGGGCAAGATGCTCATCTATGATCTCAACCGGCTTTATAATCCCCGTTATGTGGTCAACTTCCCAACCAAACGCCATTGGAAAGGCAAAAGCCGGATGGAAGACATAGAAGTTGGGTTGCAGGCCCTTGTGACCGAGGTGCGTAAAAGGAGTATCCATTCCATTGCCATCCCACCGCTTGGTTGCGGTCTTGGCGGTTTGCACTGGGCTGATGTGCGGGCCAGAATTGAGGCGGCTTTTAAGGATTTGACTGATGTGCGGGTTTTGCTCTATGAACCTAAAGGAGCGCCTCTTCCTGAAATAATGGCTCATTCCAAAAAGACACCGGATTTGACTGTCGGTCGGGCAGCACTGCTTGTTTTGATGCGTCGTTATCTTGCGGCGGTCATGAACCCTTTTGTGACTCTTCTGGAGATCCACAAATTGATGTATTTTATGCAGGAAGCGGGAGAGGGGTTAAAACTTCAGTACAACAAAGGACCTTATGGACCATATGCGCAGAACCTGCGCCATGTATTGTCACTTATGGAAGGACACTTCATAACCGGGTACGGCGACGCAGAAGATAATCCGGAGCGGCAGATAAATCTGCTTCCCGATGTTCTTGCTCAGGCAGAAAGTTTTCTTGAAGATCATCCTTCCACTCTGAAACATTTTCAAAGTGTTGTGGATCTCATTTCAGGATTTGAAACACCATTCGGCATGGAACTTTTATCTACTGTCCACTGGGTAGCAAATCGCGAAGGTGCTGCAACAGCAGATGAGGCAATCAGCAAAACATACAGTTGGAATAACCGCAAGCGAATGTTTCAGGAAAAGCATATCAGGCTTGCCTGGGATATCCTGAAACGTAAAGAATGGCTACAACACACTCAGACGTTATGA
- a CDS encoding DUF4433 domain-containing protein yields MTTPPAQPKIYHITHVDNLASIAAAGFIEADGRRIGMGGDQTSIGMTDIKRRRLFEIEAHCHPHTRVGEYVPFYFCPRSIMLFIIYKNNHPDMSYRGGQEPILHLQMDMLSSIRWANENNVRWAFTDRNAGGYLADFFNDLTDLEKIDWNAVMATDFRDMQIQEGKQAEFLIHDVCPWHLVEKVGVLNEKVLNQVNAILKNARHKPVVDIEKTWYF; encoded by the coding sequence ATGACAACACCACCGGCCCAACCGAAAATCTATCATATCACTCACGTTGACAACCTGGCTTCCATTGCAGCGGCCGGTTTTATAGAAGCGGATGGCCGACGTATCGGGATGGGTGGTGACCAGACATCTATTGGCATGACCGATATCAAGCGAAGACGGTTATTTGAGATCGAGGCGCATTGTCATCCACACACCAGGGTCGGTGAATATGTACCGTTTTATTTCTGCCCCCGTTCAATCATGTTATTTATAATTTACAAGAATAATCACCCGGATATGAGCTATCGTGGCGGTCAGGAACCGATTCTGCATTTGCAGATGGACATGCTCTCAAGCATACGATGGGCAAATGAAAATAATGTACGCTGGGCATTTACCGACCGGAATGCCGGTGGGTATCTTGCCGACTTTTTTAATGACTTAACGGACTTGGAAAAAATTGACTGGAATGCGGTAATGGCAACAGATTTTCGTGATATGCAGATACAGGAAGGGAAACAGGCTGAATTCCTGATCCATGATGTATGCCCCTGGCATCTGGTGGAAAAGGTCGGGGTATTGAATGAAAAGGTTCTCAATCAAGTCAACGCCATTCTCAAAAATGCCCGGCATAAACCGGTTGTGGATATTGAAAAAACATGGTATTTTTAG
- a CDS encoding DUF1156 domain-containing protein has product MREAIIPFSLKDAPALIERLLPVQKLSAEVYAERMSSHGQTLVSLGGYWKGRKPLILAKACILSCLLPATNDAARDLEIFEKLMAMDDESFSVRWKRKPKPKEIIGTLSISSISDYFITNLEGILPNSAPVDWSNPDYDKVKVSWRNDISILDRRRLEVQMLPRTSYIERVNQAQRPEEVMETVHDHIWDAINAHLGTHAQSFQDLVEQLGIMRFGHKPRVADTFCGSGQIPFEAARLGCDVYASDLNPVACMLTWGAFNIVGGSEVNRKKIVKDQQSIVSLVQLKMDELGIETDGKGWRAKVFLYCVEVRCPQSGWTVPLLPTLIVSNAYGIVAKMVPDAKHKRYDIAIHSGVTDKELADATEGTVRTDGRGHDPYLIHTVDGTKYRTKISTLRKDFRKNDGTNDNLLRLWEKHDFKPRPEDIFQERLYCVQWMRPKKKGKGYDYEFREVTFDDLKRESVVENFIAEHLTDWQDKGLVPDMRIEPGNKTDEPIRTRGWTFWHHMFNPRQLLLAGLVNQLSDAGLKFGLTQMLNNCSRLTRWRPQAGGGGGTAGVFDNQALNPLLNYACRASASAANLLKTEHKFFPIASSVKNQVLCLPADQLEIENDIYITDPPYGDAVKYEEIFEYFIAWLRKNPPPEFSNWVWDSRRSLAIKGEDEEFRRRMVASYKRMTENMAENGLQVIMFTHQSGSIWADMANIVWASGLQVTAAWYVVTETMKRIQEDTNYIKGTVLLVCRKRQGSHKTTRDDLAWEIQEEVEAQVQSLTGLNQEAKGLYRDENVFEDADIQMAGYAAALRVLTRYAVIDGHDMTTEAIRPRVKGETTFVDSLIAFAVDTANQCLVPQGIPKNHWDKLSGAERFYLKMIDMESRGAKTLDNYQNFAKAFKVRDFKPLLASYKANDARLKSAMDFGKSEMGEGSELYMSVLRAVLYALMELENNMDGSEVLSHLTLNIPNYYGDMTQRDLAVELADYLAKRLEELRPEEASAARVLRELVKNQRLG; this is encoded by the coding sequence ATGAGAGAAGCTATAATCCCATTTTCTTTGAAAGATGCCCCGGCCTTGATTGAACGGTTACTGCCTGTTCAGAAACTCTCAGCTGAGGTATATGCTGAAAGGATGTCAAGTCATGGCCAAACGCTCGTATCTTTAGGGGGTTACTGGAAGGGTCGGAAACCGCTCATTTTAGCCAAGGCCTGCATTCTTAGCTGCCTGCTGCCGGCAACTAATGATGCAGCGCGTGACCTGGAAATCTTTGAGAAACTGATGGCTATGGACGACGAATCATTCTCTGTACGTTGGAAGCGCAAACCCAAGCCAAAGGAAATTATAGGTACTCTATCTATCTCCTCTATCTCCGATTATTTTATTACTAATTTAGAAGGAATTTTACCAAATTCTGCACCGGTAGACTGGTCAAATCCGGATTACGATAAGGTAAAAGTTTCGTGGCGCAATGACATCAGCATTCTTGATCGCCGTCGGTTGGAGGTGCAGATGTTGCCAAGAACATCCTACATAGAGCGTGTAAATCAAGCCCAGCGACCAGAGGAGGTAATGGAGACAGTTCATGACCATATCTGGGATGCGATTAACGCACACCTCGGCACACATGCCCAATCTTTCCAGGATCTAGTCGAACAACTCGGAATTATGCGTTTTGGCCACAAGCCGCGTGTGGCTGACACCTTCTGCGGCTCTGGCCAGATCCCTTTTGAGGCAGCTCGACTTGGTTGCGACGTCTATGCCTCTGATCTCAACCCGGTGGCGTGCATGCTCACCTGGGGGGCCTTCAACATTGTCGGTGGTTCTGAAGTAAATCGCAAAAAAATAGTGAAGGACCAGCAGTCAATCGTGAGCCTTGTGCAGCTGAAGATGGACGAGCTTGGCATCGAGACAGACGGCAAGGGCTGGCGCGCCAAGGTATTTTTATACTGCGTAGAAGTCCGCTGCCCGCAGAGCGGTTGGACGGTGCCTCTCTTACCGACGCTGATTGTGAGCAATGCCTACGGTATTGTTGCTAAGATGGTGCCGGATGCTAAGCACAAACGCTATGACATTGCCATCCATTCTGGGGTAACTGATAAAGAACTGGCTGATGCTACGGAAGGCACCGTACGCACCGACGGACGCGGGCATGATCCTTACCTAATCCATACCGTCGATGGAACTAAATACCGTACAAAGATCTCGACACTGCGCAAAGACTTTCGCAAGAATGATGGCACTAACGACAACCTCTTGCGCCTTTGGGAGAAGCACGACTTCAAGCCACGGCCAGAAGATATCTTCCAGGAGCGCCTTTACTGTGTGCAATGGATGCGTCCAAAAAAGAAGGGTAAAGGCTATGACTACGAGTTTCGCGAAGTTACATTCGACGATTTGAAACGCGAAAGCGTTGTCGAAAATTTTATAGCTGAACACCTCACTGATTGGCAGGACAAAGGTTTGGTGCCGGATATGCGTATCGAGCCTGGCAACAAAACAGACGAGCCAATTCGCACGCGTGGCTGGACATTCTGGCATCACATGTTTAATCCACGGCAGTTGTTATTGGCTGGGTTGGTTAATCAGCTAAGCGACGCAGGTTTGAAGTTTGGACTCACCCAGATGCTGAACAACTGTTCACGTTTGACGAGATGGCGACCTCAAGCTGGTGGAGGCGGTGGAACAGCTGGTGTGTTTGACAACCAAGCGCTCAACCCATTGTTAAACTATGCCTGTAGAGCTTCTGCATCTGCAGCAAACCTACTGAAAACAGAGCACAAGTTCTTTCCAATTGCCTCGTCTGTAAAAAACCAAGTGCTTTGTTTGCCAGCAGATCAGCTTGAAATCGAGAACGACATATATATAACAGATCCACCCTATGGGGATGCAGTGAAGTATGAGGAAATCTTTGAGTACTTTATCGCTTGGCTTCGCAAGAACCCGCCTCCAGAGTTTTCAAACTGGGTCTGGGATAGTCGTCGCTCGCTCGCCATTAAGGGTGAGGACGAGGAATTTAGGCGAAGGATGGTAGCCTCCTACAAGCGCATGACCGAGAATATGGCCGAAAACGGTCTGCAGGTCATCATGTTTACCCACCAGTCTGGCTCTATATGGGCTGATATGGCCAATATCGTTTGGGCCTCAGGCCTGCAAGTAACCGCTGCTTGGTATGTCGTGACAGAAACAATGAAACGAATCCAGGAAGACACCAACTATATCAAAGGCACGGTACTGCTCGTCTGCAGAAAACGCCAGGGTTCCCACAAGACTACGCGTGATGATCTGGCTTGGGAAATCCAGGAGGAAGTTGAAGCACAGGTGCAGTCGCTTACCGGTCTTAATCAGGAAGCTAAAGGCCTCTACCGCGATGAGAATGTTTTCGAAGATGCCGATATCCAGATGGCTGGTTACGCAGCGGCACTGCGCGTTCTTACCCGTTACGCCGTGATCGACGGCCACGATATGACCACCGAGGCGATACGACCACGTGTAAAGGGTGAAACCACCTTTGTGGATAGCCTTATAGCCTTTGCAGTGGATACCGCCAACCAGTGCCTGGTCCCTCAAGGGATTCCCAAGAACCACTGGGACAAGCTCAGCGGAGCAGAACGCTTCTATCTTAAAATGATAGACATGGAATCCCGCGGAGCCAAAACCCTGGACAACTACCAGAATTTTGCTAAGGCCTTCAAAGTGCGCGACTTTAAGCCACTGCTGGCCAGTTATAAGGCAAACGATGCGCGCCTCAAGAGTGCAATGGATTTCGGCAAGTCTGAGATGGGTGAGGGCTCGGAACTGTATATGTCTGTGTTACGTGCTGTGCTCTATGCCTTGATGGAGTTGGAGAATAACATGGACGGCAGCGAGGTTCTGTCTCACCTTACTTTAAATATTCCAAACTATTATGGCGACATGACCCAGCGCGATTTGGCAGTGGAGCTGGCCGACTACCTGGCCAAGCGCCTCGAAGAACTTCGTCCGGAAGAAGCCAGCGCCGCAAGGGTGCTCAGGGAGCTGGTCAAAAATCAGCGATTGGGATAA
- a CDS encoding DUF3780 domain-containing protein, producing MTERLKTIDFGAPEKFGAHVFRIEIPAAKNESVVIVEDYGYQGQEAGIPRDEERVVLKRPVWSAIADISRREFNTRLKAVKVSVGRWHTGTNLVDRLLGKELCVLAWAAETANSEQIRVICSKWAALRPEERWWLFSMTVAEAGLPEDGQRGWRRALFHALSDGEKPASGRKRRPRPRQEDLFELPLFKDLK from the coding sequence ATGACCGAAAGGCTCAAAACTATTGATTTTGGCGCTCCTGAAAAGTTCGGTGCTCATGTCTTTCGCATTGAAATCCCGGCGGCAAAAAATGAGTCCGTCGTGATTGTCGAGGATTACGGCTACCAAGGCCAGGAGGCCGGTATCCCGCGCGATGAGGAGCGGGTGGTTTTAAAGCGTCCGGTCTGGTCTGCAATTGCCGATATTTCCCGTCGTGAATTCAACACAAGGCTTAAGGCTGTGAAAGTCTCGGTAGGTCGTTGGCATACAGGCACAAACCTGGTGGACCGGCTTCTCGGCAAGGAATTGTGTGTGCTCGCATGGGCTGCGGAAACCGCTAATTCTGAGCAGATCCGTGTTATTTGCAGCAAATGGGCGGCTTTGCGTCCCGAGGAGCGCTGGTGGTTATTTTCCATGACTGTTGCCGAAGCTGGCTTGCCAGAGGATGGTCAGCGCGGTTGGCGGCGTGCGTTATTTCATGCTCTTTCCGATGGCGAGAAACCGGCTTCCGGAAGGAAACGCCGTCCCAGACCCCGGCAGGAAGATTTGTTTGAGTTACCTTTGTTCAAGGATTTGAAATGA